From the genome of Labrus bergylta chromosome 12, fLabBer1.1, whole genome shotgun sequence, one region includes:
- the tti1 gene encoding TELO2-interacting protein 1 homolog, which yields MPPTMTQISDPKIAFAYLRPACVLLTREPTVTNVDTLSTQLKEVNDATLQQLQDYVLFPLRFVLKVPGPKKDKLVQAVAEAISYVLENTCVQSWETLHDLLSELCLCLCSPTDLGKPADTSEELQSAVLRCLTALLHAAYGDIVFKLFEPIMLPGLGATVSLLLALAEKTKSRDIQVSALKCLQALTLQCDCDQDHVVPTSEERCMVGSIVASFLPGITVTVARIITGDLRQGHGVTVRAIKVWSRTVGLVLDDAQLQDAESNKTPSPELGRIGQLVVHRTKDWVKNTAVKLCVLLKKIIACTSAHQHWRVRLEMVELDDHLLDRCSQSLKQCVGPLLEALVGAVNDEEPRVRERCEVALRAVSQTNQSCSSRGDKSSRAQTFTDVLSENLHSLATSLPRLMRTSDDQKKLFVLNVFLGYIKLLGPLVSVVLNSATHLERISKALMQVLDLDVMDVRIVEERSYAATIETTPGSADSCFARTQRKHFLYFTDEKIFSVLMEICRTLGYYGNLYLLTDHFLDLYQQSSSYRKQAAMVLNEIVRGAAGIDVETEGQSLTGQVRGHSVNQEDLTAAVASVMEEYLSLKNWHLMTVSEETERDRQDQQLLSPSRLLSISNSDFSNSDSNCLQVISSKINSPCTSTSTSTIHQLNSNIWQLCIQLEGIACFAQTLGRDFRPLLMTSLYPVLEKAGEETLLVSQAALGSMWDLSRACGYSSLKELINENSDYLLNDISLNLQRLSQHPQAPRVLTVMLTHSDCSLLPLVGDIVQDVLMALDLSYDHTAALFCSVLHALMKALARWFPSSCGRTAESTQSKKSSSHEEVFDIRQFMLDYSKQKELAEGIGIEEDASVEDLEVPPPMECEEDAEDIYGPDVKPELPPHLSITKDVMERCIHLLSDPSLRVRLKVLDVLELCVCVLSEKENELLPMAHRCWPPLLQRLTADDPLAVLRAFRVLCTLGDTCGDFLRRRVSKEVLPKLSSSLTRQAPISAKAGPVYTHTLAYKLQLAVLQGLGSLCQRLDLGEADLDAVREACLPYLSSRQPIRVQEASVSVFRHLIQVDPDALWFTLNELHCPTSYVPPHPDLQPVQLSGMGRPRDEYSDNVLKLLREEFGSLAEAVDQPGLANEPVIDVTD from the exons ATGCCTCCCACCATGACTCAGATCAGTGATCCAAAGATTGCTTTTGCCTACCTCCGCCCGGCATGTGTCCTGCTCACCCGAGAGCCCACTGTGACCAACGTGGACACTCTGAGCACCCAGCTGAAAGAAGTCAACGACGCTACACTGCAGCAGCTCCAAGACTATGTTCTGTTCCCTCTTCGTTTTGTCCTCAAAGTCCCCGGGCCGAAGAAAGACAAGCTCGTTCAGGCGGTGGCTGAGGCCATCAGCTACGTCCTAGAAAACACTTGTGTCCAGAGCTGGGAGACCCTGCATGACCTCCTCTCTGAGCTCTGCCTCTGCCTGTGCTCTCCAACCGACCTTGGGAAACCTGCAGATACATCAGAGGAGCTACAGTCAGCTGTGCTGAGGTGCCTAACTGCACTTCTTCATGCTGCTTATGGTGATATAGTCTTCAAACTCTTTGAACCCATTATGCTGCCCGGACTTGGAGCTACCGTGTCCCTGCTGCTGGCTTTAGCAGAGAAGACAAAATCTAGAGATATTCAGGTATCAGCGTTGAAGTGCCTCCAGGCTCTGACTCTACAGTGTGACTGTGATCAGGACCACGTAGTACCAACCTCAGAGGAGAGATGCATGGTAGGCAGCATCGTGGCCTCGTTCCTACCTGGGATCACTGTGACTGTAGCCAGGATCATTACAGGAGACCTGAGACAAGGCCATGGAGTAACAGTCAGGGCCATCAAG GTTTGGTCCAGGACTGTGGGGCTTGTCTTGGATGACGCTCAGCTTCAGGACGCTGAGTCCAATAAGACACCATCACCAGAACTGGGGAGAATCGGCCAGCTCGTGGTCCATCGAACAAAAGACTGGGTGAAGAATACAGCAGTGAAGCTGTGTGTGCTTCTGAAGAAGATCATCGCCTGCACCTCTGCTCACCAGCACTGGAGGGTCAGACTGGAGATGGTGGAGCTGGATGACCACCTGCTGGACAGGTGTAGCCAGTCCCTGAAACAGTGTGTGGGACCCCTGCTGGAGGCGCTGGTGGGAGCCGTCAATGATGAGGAGCCCAGAGTCAGAGAGAG GTGTGAGGTCGCTCTCAGAGCCGTGTCTCAGACAAATCAGAGCTGTAGCAGCAGAGGTGATAAAAGTAGCAGGGCTCAGACCTTCACTGACGTGCTCTCAGAGAATCTCCACTCGTTGGCCACCTCGCTGCCCAGACTGATGAGGACCTCGGATGACCAGAAGAAGCTGTTTGTCCTCAACGTGTTTCTGGGTTACATAAAACTGCTGGGACCGCTTGTCTCTGTGGTGCTAAACTCCGCAACACATTTAGAGAGGATTTCCAAAGCGTTAATGCAG GTGCTGGAcctggatgtgatggatgttcGCATCGTGGAGGAGAGGAGTTATGCTGCGACCATAGAGACGACCCCCGGCTCTGCTGATTCATGCTTTGCTCGCACGCAGAGGAAACACTTTCTCTACTTCACAGATGAGAAGATCTTCTCTGTTCTCATGGAGATCTGTCGGACTCTGG GTTACTATGGCAACCTCTATCTACTGACAGATCACTTCCTGGATCTGTACCAACAGTCTTCGTCATACAGAAAGCAGGCGGCCATGGTGCTGAATGAGATTGTGAGAGGCGCTGCAGGCATTGATGTGGAGACAGAGGGTCAGAGTTTGACGGGTCAAGTCCGTGGACACTCGGTGAACCAGGAAGACCTCACAGCTGCAGTGGCGTCTGTGATGGAGGAATACTTAAGTCTGAAGAACTGGCACTTAATGACTGTGAGTGAAGAGACGGAGAGGGACCGACAGGACCAGCAG CTTCTCAGCCCATCCAGACTGCTCTCCATATCCAACAGCGATTTCAGCAACTCTGACTCAAACTGTCTTCAAGTGATTTCTTCTAAAATAAACTCTCCGTGCACCTCAACGTCCACCTCCACGATCCACCAGCTCAACAGTAACATCTGGCAGCTGTGCATCCAGCTGGAGGGCATCGCCTGCTTTGCTCAAACTCTGGGGCGGGACTTTCGTCCATtattgatgacatcactgtaCCCCGTTCTGGAGAAAGCTGGGGAGGAGACTCTTTTGGTGAGCCAGGCGGCGCTCGGCTCCATGTGGGACCTCAGCAGAGCCTGCGGTTACTCCTCCCTGAAGGAGCTGATCAATGAGAACTCGGACTACCTGCTCAATGACATTTCGCTGAACCTGCAGAGGCTCAGCCAGCATCCACAG GCTCCGCGGGTGTTGACAGTGATGTTAACGCACTCTGACTGCAGCCTGCTGCCTCTGGTCGGAGACATCGTTCAGGATGTGCTGATGGCTCTGGATCTGAGCTACGACCACACAGCTGCTCTCTTCTGCTCCGTGCTGCACGCCCTCATGAAGGCACTGG cgAGATGGTTTCCCTCCAGTTGTGGTCGTACAGCGGAGTCCACCCAATCTAAGAAATCCTCCAGTCATGAAGAAGTCTTCGACATCCGCCAGTTCATGCTGGATTACAGCAAGCAGAAAGAGCTGGCAGAGGGCATTGGAATAGAGGAGGATGCATCCGTTGAAGATCTAG AAGTCCCTCCCCCCATGGAGTGTGAGGAAGATGCTGAAGATATCTACGGTCCCGATGTGAAACCAGAGCTCCCTCCTCACCTCAGCATCACCAAAGACGTCATGGAGCGCTGCATCCATCTGCTGTCAGACCCCAGCCTGAGGGTCCGACTCAAG GTCCTGGATGTGCTggagctttgtgtttgtgttctgagCGAGAAAGAAAACGAGCTGCTGCCTATGGCTCATCGCTGCTGGCCCCCCCTCCTACAGAGACTCACAGCTGACGACCCTTTAGCCGTCCTCAGAGCCTTCAGG gTGCTGTGCACTCTGGGTGATACGTGTGGGGACTTCCTGAGGAGGAGGGTTTCTAAAGAAGTTCTGCCCAAACTGAGCTCCTCGCTGACACGACAGGCTCCGATTAGCGCCAAAGCCGGACCCgtctacacacacaccctgGCCTACAAATTACAGCTGGCTGTTCTTCAGGGGCTGGGCTCACTGTGCCAGAGGCTGGACCTGG gTGAAGCAGATCTGGACGCTGTTCGTGAGGCCTGCCTGCCCTACCTGAGCTCTAGGCAACCAATCAGAGTGCAAGAGGCCAGTGTGAG CGTTTTCCGACACTTAATCCAGGTGGATCCGGATGCCTTGTGGTTCACTCTGAATGAGCTTCACTGCCCGACTTCCTACGTCCCGCCTCACCCCGACCTCCAGCCGGTGCAGCTGAGCGGAATGGGCCGACCGAGAGACGAGTACTCGGATAACGTGCTGAAGCTGCTGCGGGAGGAATTTGGCTCGCTTGCTGAGGCGGTCGACCAGCCAGGCCTCGCTAATGAGCCAGTGATTGATGTGACTGACTGA
- the zgpat gene encoding zinc finger CCCH-type with G patch domain-containing protein, with amino-acid sequence MDEKTLEAAISTYGAQLQQVETALSAGLDPSQESDLLQLKEDLCQLIELTESSLVSVKKSQLLASLEDSSGLLSNTAADTNSANGAQGDEFAAFYAELGESSGSSSDTREREKVEDGVEEEEEEEEEEEEEDALSGTKVRAPYRTNWGTLEYHNAMVVGAEPPDGVEAQVRVLYLHPTQRSMKPCPFDLEDRCSFKEDCRFSHGEVVYVSELREFLETDLSNLEKGSSCLARHEDGIWYPAKIKEIDSGFYTVKFDSQLLKEVVVEADCIIPPLREDDPVSSESDLEDTGDGDDLAYAKVMDSALDPSESLNSANFGGWEAHTRGIGSKLMLKMGYEYGKGLGKKQEGRVEPVMAVVLPKGKSLDSCAELTQRRTQSKISKDGTQSGRPKRRRKPWAPKEGRKNVFDFLNNQLGGKSAGAAEGGAAASASGVEAYRGGKSTKRSLNVKVFQAAERVSQTEREIQKLTKSLSRQAGRDTSVVKHLEERLSAARRLLAQQKAQELSIQSEHRKADTHKKMTEF; translated from the exons ATGGATGAGAAAACCCTTGAGGCTGCGATCTCTACCTATGGTGCCCAGTTGCAGCAAGTGGAGACAGCCCTTTCAGCTGGCCTGGACCCCTCCCAGGAGTCAGACCTTCTGCAGCTGAAAGAGGACCTTTGTCAGCTGATAGAGCTCACAGAGTCCAGCCTTGTGTCCGTCAAAAAGAGTCAGCTTCTGGCCAGCCTTGAGGACAGCTCTGGACTGCTgtcaaacacagcagctgacACAAACAGTGCCAATGGAGCTCAGGGTGATGAGTTTGCTGCTTTCTACGCTGAACTTGGAGAATCCTCAGGTAGTAGCTCTGATACTAGAGAGAGGGAAAAGGTAGAGGATggagtggaagaggaggaggaggaggaggaagaggaggaggaagaagatgcACTCAGTGGTACCAAAGTAAGAGCCCCATACCGGACTAATTGGGGGACACTGGAGTATCACAATGCCATGGTGGTGGGGGCAGAACCACCAGACGGGGTAGAGGCACAAGTGAGAGTGCTCTACCTTCACCCCACCCAGAGGTCAATGAAACCCTGTCCATTCGACCTGGAGGACAGGTGTAGCTTCAAGGAAGACTGTAG GTTTTCTCACGGGGAAGTGGTGTATGTGTCCGAGCTCAGAGAGTTCCTTGAGACTGACCTCAGTAATCTTGAAAAGGGCTCGTCCTGCTTGGCTCGACATGAGGACGGCATCTGGTACCCGGCCAAAATCAAAG AAATTGACAGTGGTTTCTACACTGTGAAGTTTGACAGCCAGCTGCTGAAAGAAGTTGTGGTAGAGGCCGACTGCATCATCCCCCCTCTGAGAGAAGACGACCCGGTCTCCTCTGAGTCTGACCTTGAGGACACGGGAGATGGAGATGATCTGGCATATGCAAAAG TTATGGACTCTGCTTTGGACCCCTCAGAATCATTAAACAGTGCAAATTTTGGCGGCTGGGAGGCCCATACCAGAGGCATCGGCTCCAAGCTAATGCTCAAAATGGGTTATGAATATGGGAAAG gcttAGGAAAGAAGCAGGAAGGTCGGGTAGAGCCGGTCATGGCAGTGGTCCTACCCAAAGGTAAGTCTCTGGACAGTTGTGCTGAGCTCACTCAGAGGCGGACCCAAAGCAAGATTAGCAAAGACGGCACACAAAGCGGACGCCCGAAGAGACGCAGAAAACCTTGGGCCCCCAAAGAAGGGAGGAAGAATGTCTTTGACTTTTTGAATAATCAGTTGGGAGGAAAGAGCGCTGGAGCTGCTGAGGGGggagcagcagcatcagcgTCTGGCGTGGAGGCCTACAGGGGAGGGAAAAGCACCAAGAGGAGTCTGAATGTGAAGGTGTTTCAGGCTGCTGAGCGGGTTTCCCAGACCGAGAGAGAGATCCAGAAACTGACTAAGTCACTCAGCAGACAAGCAGGAAG GGACACATCCGTAGTGAAGCATCTGGAAGAGAGGCTGTCAGCGGCTCGCAGGCTGCTGGCCCAGCAGAAAGCCCAGGAGCTGTCCATCCAGAGCGAGCACAGGAAGGCTGACACACACAAGAAGATGactgagttctga